In Sulfitobacter guttiformis, the genomic stretch CGCCACACGACTGCATCACTCATGGCGCGCTCTTCCGGCCTGCGCGCCGCGGCTCTTCCTCGATAGCGGCTGGGTCGGCGTCGCGCAGCAAGCGCGCCTCACCTGCAAGACACATAAACCGCCGCCCCTTCATCCGCCCGATGAGGGTAAGACCGACTTGTTGGGCAATCTCCACGCCCCATGCCGTAAAGCCCGAGCGCGAGGCAAGGACAGGTATGCCCATCATCGCAGTCTTGATCACCATTTCAGACGTCAGGCGGCCCGTAGTATAAAGGATCTTATCCTCCGCACTGACCCCTTCGGACAACATCCAGCCCGCAATTTTATCAACAGCGTTATGGCGCCCTACGTCCTCCATATAAACCAATGGACGGTCTGAACAGCACAGCACGGTGCCGTGGATCGCACCCGCCTGTAAATAAAGGCTCGGCGTGCGGTTTATCTTGGCGGATAGCGCGTAGAGCCAAGAGGTGCGCACCGGCGTTTGCGGCAGCACAACCCCCTCCAGTCCCTCCATCATATCTCCAAACACGGTGCCAACAGCACAGCCGCTGGTGCGGGTCTTTCGGCGCAGCTTCTCCTCATAGTCAGTCTTGCGCGATGTACGCACAACGACAACCTCGAGGTCTTCGTCATACTCGACGCCGGTAATATCGTCGCCCTCCCGCAACATTCCCTGATTGCGCAGAAACCCGAGTGCGAGGTAGTCGGGATAGTCGCCGATGGTCATCGCCGTCACGATTTCCTGACTGTTGAGATATATCGTCAGAGGCCGCTCCTCGACGACGTTGATTTGCTGGGCAACCCCATCGTGGTCGACCCCCGTCACCACGCGGGTCAGCCTTCGCGCCTCCGGATCAGGCGCGATCAGATAATCGGAAAGATCGTCGGTTACAGCCAATTGCACCCCCTGCAGCAACACGTTACGCAATGGACGTAATCCTAAGGGCATCGCATGACCTCCACCACCCGCAAAACTCCCTATCGGCAGGGGATCGTCGACAGTAGCCCGTTCATTCTGGTAATCATTCCGTTTGCATCGCTCTTTGGCGTGTTAGCTGCGGAGGCCGGGTTAAGTGTCATCGAGACGATGGCGTTTTCTATCGTCGTGATTGCAGGAGCGGCGCAGTTTACCGCGCTGCAACTGATGCAAGAGAACGCGCCGACGGTAATCGTCCTGATCTCCGCTCTGGCCGTAAACCTGCGGATGGCAATGTATTCGGCCTCTCTAACCCCGTATATCGGCTCGGCCCCCCTGTGGCAGCGTGCGCTGTGCGCATATTTGACCGTCGATCAGTCATACGTTGTGGGTGTGTCCAAATTCGAGCGGGAGCCGGATATGACAGTCCCCCAGCGGGTCGCCTATTTTCTGGGAGCGGTCACGCCAATTGTGCCTCTGTGGTATCTGTTCACGTACATAGGCGCAGTTCTTGGCGCGCAAATCCCGCAAAGCTGGGCACTTGATTTCGCTATTCCCATCACATTTCTGGCGATGATTGCCCCGATGTTTCGCACTGCAGCGCATGTAGTTGCGGCCCTCGTTGCAGTCATCGTGAGTTTGCTTGCAGCAGGTGTGCCGTACTCACTCGGCCTCATGATTGCGGGAATCGCCGGCATGATGGCGGGCGCACAGACCGAATTATGGCTGGAACGCAAAGGACTGGCTAAGTGATCGAAACAGGCACGCTTTGGACTGTGATTATTCTGCTGGGACTTGGCAGCTTTGGCTTGCGATTCATGTTTACCGGGCTGGTCGGCAACCGCGCCATGCCTGACTGGCTGTTGCGGCATTTGCGCTATACGGCTGTGGCAATTCTTCCAGCACTTGTCGCGCCGCAAGTCGTCTGGCCTGTGGCAACGGGTGGGGCTTTTGACATTCCGCGTGCGTCAGCAGCGGTTGCGGCATTGATGGTCGGATTGCTCACCAAAAATGTGATCATGGCAATGCTCAGCGGCGTGCTCACACTCTACGGGTTGCTCTATCTACTGGGATAAAGCTTTTATCCCGTCGCGGACATTGCCCTCGTCGTCTTCGTAATACCGCGTTGTTGTCACGCCTGGTTTCTGCTCGAACTGGGACATAAGGCTCAGTGGATAATAACCGCGGCGCACATCCTCGAACCCCGGAATTTGCTTTAGAATACCAGACGTTGCAAAGGCGCATTCCGCGCTGCGCACCGCACCACGCGCTTGCACCAGTTGCAGGGCACGCTCGGCCTGAGCCGGAGTTACATTAAACTCCTGGCTCACCACATGGAAATTGGTCCGCGCATGGGCAGACTTATAGGCCTGCACCCAGAACGGTGACATTCCGTACAGGACATCGCCACGCTCCGGCACGCGGTCATGAATAAACGATCCTGCGGGATCAAACATTACCGCCTGTGACCCCTCAACCAGCAGCGCTGTATGCGCACCAGCACCCGAGCGGTTGTTGACCATTGTAATCAAAGTCAGCTTTCGCTGGCCAGTGTGGACATAGGTTGCAGCCTCAATCGCCGACTGGGGCGATTCTTTTCCCGCGCTGGAGCAGCCTGCAAGAATGGACACACACAAAAGTATGGCGACAAACGGTTTAATCATTTTGTGGCCAATCAGCGGGCGAAAATTGCCATGAAAAGCAGAACGCCAATAATTACCATAGAGGCGCGGCTCACGAATTTGACGAAGCCGTCAAATGTCTTTTGCTGCGCATCGGATTTCATCGTGCCATGTTCATGTTCGGCCATTGGGATGTCCCTTTCGTCAAATCAGGCTAAGCTTTGAGGCGGAGTTACGGCATTTCGCCGGTGCTGTCACGCCGGATTTGCCGCATGTGTTCAAGATGCCGCGTTTAAGTCGCGTCATGCTCCAGATCCTCGACCAGTTTAAAGCCGATGCGATTTGGCGGCTCTGCGGCAACAGGTTTTTGAAGCGCGCGAAACAGTACATTTAGTTGGCTGACATGCTGGACCAACTGCATTTTGGCCCCCGACGAATCCGCCCCGTAGAAAGTCACCACATCAGGATCGAAATATCCCATGCCTTCGATTTTGAGCACGCCTGCATCAGTACCGGCAAACCCCATCGCAATCTCGTGATTGTCATCAAGGCCTTCCTCAAACTTCTTGAGGTAAAGGAACGTCCGCTCATAGGCCCATTGCGCCGGTGATTTCTGCGTTAACGGCGTGTCCGACACTCCTTTTGGTACCGGTTGGTCACGGGCATTTTTAGCCTTCGGATCACTATGCACTTCATGCGCGCGCGGTAATGCAGTCATCTCGGCTGCCTCGGCTGCGGTATTGATCTCGTCACCCATATCTCACCCTTTACGCTGGTACAGCCATGCTCCGTCTTCGCGTGTGGTCCGCGTGGCGAGACCTTCTTGATGAAGGTGGCTCAAATGCGCGAAGGCTTCAACCAGAGCGAGTCCGTATTCCCCCTCGCCTATCGCCCTTTTGAACAGCGGTGCAAAAACCTCGCCTGCTGTTTTCGGCGTATCGATATACGCGAGCAGACGTTTCAGTGCGCCGTGATGGTTGTCAATCAACATGCTCATCCGTTTGGGCAAGCCCGTGAATGGCACTTTATGACCGCCCAGCACCAGATGGTCGGCGCGTCCCAGTAGCGCAAGACGCTCGCAGGCCTCCAACCACTCGCCGATGGGATCAGCCATCGGCTCGGTCGCGTAGACGCCTACATTGGGGCTGATGGAGGGGAGGATCTGATCGCCTGCAATTACCAGATTGTCATCGCGGCTCCAAAAGGTCGCATGCTCCGGCGCGTGACCGTTGCCCATGTGGATATCCCATGTGCGCCCGCCCATCTGGATCGTATCGCCCTGCTTGATCCGCAAGTACCCCAGAGGAAGCGGGTCAACAATATCGGCAAAATTGAAAGGCCGCTCACCTGCGCGCTTGTCATAAATACCGGTCTCCATCCCCGCCGAGCGGTAGAACGCGAGACTTTCTGCATTGGGTGCGTCCTGAATATCAAGCGTCAGCATCCGCGCGGTCAGCCAAGCAGTGCGGGTTGTGACCAGTTGTGCACCGTGCACCGTCTGGAACCAGCCCGCCAAACCGATGTGATCCGGATGATGGTGTGTGACAACAACGCGGCTAACCGGCCTGCCTTCCAACGGCCCTGCCATGATCTCGGTCCAGATCGCCTTGGATTTCTTGGACGAAAAACCAGTGTCGATAATGGTCCAGCTGTCGCCCTCGTCGAGGGCATAGACATTCACATGGTCAAGCTTCATCGGCAGTGGCAGTCGCATCCACAACACACCGGGTGCGACCTCGATCGCCTCTGATCCGGTGGGAGGCACCTCCCACGGATACCGCAGGCCTTCCGGGGCGGGACGCTCTGCCATACCCTACCCCGCCAATTCTTCTGCGGTAAGCGCATAAAGATCCTCGGCGCCTGCCTGTGCATGGGCTAACAACGCTGCGTGCTCCGGCAGCATCCGCTGAATGTAGAACCGCGCCAGTTTCTCCCGTGCTCCGCCACGATCCGCTACGGCAGCCTTGAGATGCAGATGCGCACCCAGCACCCGCGCAAAAGCGTGCAGATAGGGCACAGCCCCAGCAAACCGCTCTTGCAGGTCAGTCTGCGAAACAAGCCATTCTGTCGCCTCGCGCATGCTCTCGGTGGCTTCCCAGACGTCGTTGGCCAGTCGTGGGAAGGTGGCACGGGCCGCTTCCACGTCTTTTTCCACCTCGTCGAGCAAGGCCATCGCCGCCTCGCCGCCATCCATCATCTTGCGGGCTACGAGGTCCATCGCCTGAATGCCGTTTGTGCCTTCATAGATTGCAGTTACGCGCACATCGCGGCAAAATTGCGCAGCACCTGTATCTTCGACAAACCCCATACCACCATGCACCTGAAGGCCCATATCGGCGACAGC encodes the following:
- a CDS encoding DUF6173 family protein, yielding MGDEINTAAEAAEMTALPRAHEVHSDPKAKNARDQPVPKGVSDTPLTQKSPAQWAYERTFLYLKKFEEGLDDNHEIAMGFAGTDAGVLKIEGMGYFDPDVVTFYGADSSGAKMQLVQHVSQLNVLFRALQKPVAAEPPNRIGFKLVEDLEHDAT
- a CDS encoding AzlD domain-containing protein codes for the protein MIETGTLWTVIILLGLGSFGLRFMFTGLVGNRAMPDWLLRHLRYTAVAILPALVAPQVVWPVATGGAFDIPRASAAVAALMVGLLTKNVIMAMLSGVLTLYGLLYLLG
- a CDS encoding AzlC family ABC transporter permease, with translation MTSTTRKTPYRQGIVDSSPFILVIIPFASLFGVLAAEAGLSVIETMAFSIVVIAGAAQFTALQLMQENAPTVIVLISALAVNLRMAMYSASLTPYIGSAPLWQRALCAYLTVDQSYVVGVSKFEREPDMTVPQRVAYFLGAVTPIVPLWYLFTYIGAVLGAQIPQSWALDFAIPITFLAMIAPMFRTAAHVVAALVAVIVSLLAAGVPYSLGLMIAGIAGMMAGAQTELWLERKGLAK
- a CDS encoding MBL fold metallo-hydrolase, giving the protein MAERPAPEGLRYPWEVPPTGSEAIEVAPGVLWMRLPLPMKLDHVNVYALDEGDSWTIIDTGFSSKKSKAIWTEIMAGPLEGRPVSRVVVTHHHPDHIGLAGWFQTVHGAQLVTTRTAWLTARMLTLDIQDAPNAESLAFYRSAGMETGIYDKRAGERPFNFADIVDPLPLGYLRIKQGDTIQMGGRTWDIHMGNGHAPEHATFWSRDDNLVIAGDQILPSISPNVGVYATEPMADPIGEWLEACERLALLGRADHLVLGGHKVPFTGLPKRMSMLIDNHHGALKRLLAYIDTPKTAGEVFAPLFKRAIGEGEYGLALVEAFAHLSHLHQEGLATRTTREDGAWLYQRKG
- a CDS encoding aa3-type cytochrome c oxidase subunit IV, whose amino-acid sequence is MAEHEHGTMKSDAQQKTFDGFVKFVSRASMVIIGVLLFMAIFAR
- a CDS encoding formate dehydrogenase accessory sulfurtransferase FdhD, producing the protein MAVTDDLSDYLIAPDPEARRLTRVVTGVDHDGVAQQINVVEERPLTIYLNSQEIVTAMTIGDYPDYLALGFLRNQGMLREGDDITGVEYDEDLEVVVVRTSRKTDYEEKLRRKTRTSGCAVGTVFGDMMEGLEGVVLPQTPVRTSWLYALSAKINRTPSLYLQAGAIHGTVLCCSDRPLVYMEDVGRHNAVDKIAGWMLSEGVSAEDKILYTTGRLTSEMVIKTAMMGIPVLASRSGFTAWGVEIAQQVGLTLIGRMKGRRFMCLAGEARLLRDADPAAIEEEPRRAGRKSAP